In Glycine max cultivar Williams 82 chromosome 10, Glycine_max_v4.0, whole genome shotgun sequence, the DNA window tatacaataacaaatatatatctTCTACGGCAGCAAACGGTAAACATAAAATTTCAGCACTCAAATCTCTGTTGACTCAAAATAATAATCAGAACTTGGTGAAGGTTAAGGCACAAGACACAAGGGCAAGAAGATAGAGCACCAAGTGGAAGGGGACTTTAATAGCGCTTCCATCAGATGAACCACCGTCTATTGATGGCACAGTTTTAGATCCTGCACCTGCAATTAACCAAAATGGCTTACTAAAAACATTTTCAGCAATATTTATGCGTGCAATTCATATGCTAACCGTCTCAATGACTAGTATCAGGTATGCATTTGATGAGAGATTTTGTGCAAACTATTAGAACTAAGTGAACCAATAAAGATCATATTATTACTTATGTACAAAGTTTATATTAGAATCTCCCGCctacatctttttttttcctgagttTTTGTTGGGTACAAAGTGATGCATACCTGAGGGAAAGTCTAAAGCAGAAGGAGTAATTGAGCCTTGAGGTGATTCAGCTGAAGAACCAGAAGGAGAACCAACTGGAGCAGTCGAAGGAGTTGTTGGTCCATTGCCCGCTATTAAAATTTATGTCATGAGAACAAAGTTAATACTCATTAGTTATTATTAGCCAATTCATACTTTAGTtgtacttataatttaaaatataaaaaaaagggggaactTAGTGTTAGGATGGACCCACGAAGGCCCAAATATGTTCtcaaaattaaatagttaaaaGACTATATAAgatgattttaaatatttatattatagtttgtttgcaaaaaaaaaagaagatttatattataaactatagtttttattttaaactagaGTAATTCTTGTGCAGAAAAAATAATCGAAATAGTGGAGTGTGGATCCATGCGAGAGAAAGAAAAgtacaaaacaataaaatattttaaaaaatgatgtgcCAACACGTGTCACATGGTAAGCAAATTGAAGATTCAACTGTTTTATTGTGTAGATTGTAAATTAGAGTAACTGTAGTTTTAGCATCGTAACACTTGGACTTTAGTTAATAGTACTTGTATTATTATTCATACCTTGGCACTGGCTAACAGGGGGAGTTTGTACTTCACAAGCGCCAGGGAGAGACAGAGCAAGAGTTTGGTTAATGGTAATTCCAAAAGTGGAACCTCCACCATTGAGCACGGAGCAAAGGCACTGTGGTGAAGATTGGACTATGCTTGAGAGCTGTGAGCAGCATGAAGCTGATGGGGTTGAAGAACTTCCCATTATGTAGTTCAGACAAGGGCTTAAGCTTGTTAGTGTATTGGTGCAACCCGATTGGGCAGCATTTTGACTCCACATAGTGGCCACTATGACCGCAACTAGACACAAGGCAAACCCTCTAAAAGCCATTAGTTCTATGAACTTCAATTCTCAAAAATCAGAATAATTCTCAAACTCTGGATGTGGATATGTTGTGTGCTGATATTGATACTGATCGATGTTTTTATTATGCTGTACTAATCATTGTTTGAGTGAGAATGAAAAGGAGCTGAAGGATGAGTTATATAGGGAAAGAAAAGTTCTTAGAAATGGTCAAGTAAATGTAGGTTGCCTACCCTTTCTAACTAAAGATATGTAAAGGCTTAACTTTTCCTAAAAGGAAGTGCTTATAGATAATTATAGCTAATGGGTTGTTTTGTTTGATATAAAATGTCGCAATATTCTAGAATATGTTTTACTCTACCACCACAAGATGTAAGGATCTAATTTACTTCAATATTTTGAACCGAGACCCAAATTAACATACCAAGAGAAGCTCATTAGGAGCGTTGTGAGAACGAATGGCTTAAATTTTCTTAAGTTGTAATTTCGTTATTATGGTCGCAAACTCACAACTGCGTACCAGGTTGATGCAGATCTATGCTAGCGATATGCAATTTATGGTCAGATGATCAAAATGTTGCGGTTGCAACCCCTCATGGCTCATGCCACTCGCAATTTCAAACACGTAttttccttcaagcttcttCAAAATATGATAAAACATAAGATTTCAATTAGAATAAATTGACGGTATGATTTTCATTTAACTATGGATTAATgcatgattaaaaattattaatgttataataattgttttaaaagtcATGGTTGTATTCTTGATGGAATacaaatataacataaaaaaaattaaatattaaataagtgaGAACAAgactcaaattaaaattttaagattttagattaagatatgattttaaatttaattgagtgAACTTAAgatatcttttataatattatttaagtgtAACTATAGTgtctttaaaatatgaatatatgaaGAGAATAAAAGACTTGCATGTTATGATATTTAAGTCTTATGATTCTTTCACCTATTAGATTAGTCTTAATATGTATATTGgacattttgttttctttttaacatataaatgcAATCCAACATCTATAAAATGTGACCAATATCAAacctttttttacataaataaatcttttgattttcattttcttctttatcaAATTCTCTTTCATCCTATTTGTTCCAGTCAATCCCAAATGTTGaacttcttctttgattttatttttcacccaaaattgttaatttttaaattttcatcccATAAAAAACTAGCAtagatagatttttttttataactttaatgttttgtaatttatatatttatg includes these proteins:
- the LOC100306151 gene encoding Non-specific lipid transfer protein GPI-anchored 5-like precursor (The RefSeq protein has 1 substitution compared to this genomic sequence), which codes for MAFRGFALCLVAVIVATMWSQNAAQSGCTNTLTSLSPCLNYIMGSSPTPSASCCSQLSSIVQSSPQCLCSVLNGGGSTFGITINQTLALSLPGACEVQTPPVSQCQAGNGPTTPSTAPVGSPSGSSAESPQGSITPSALDFPSGAGSKTVPSIDGGSSDGSAIKVPFHLVLYLLALVSCALTFTKF